From the genome of Pelosinus fermentans DSM 17108:
CCCCTAACTTAACAAAAGCCTTTTCCACACTATATAAATTACCCATACCATAATCAATAATAGCAATCACAGTTACCCCTCCTATAGCATCCCCTTACTCGACATCACTCCAACAATTCTCTCGTCCATAGACGTGGCTTCATCAAGAGCCCTGCCTAACGCCTTAAATATTGCTTCTACAATATGGTGAGAATTTTTGCCTGACAATAGACGTACATGTAATGTTAATCCCGCATGTACAGATAAAGCCCGTAAAAACTCTTCTGTCAATTCACTGTCAAAATCACCGATTCTTTCCGAAGGTATCGCTACATCAAAAACGAGGAAGGGGCGTCCGCTAATATCTAAAGACACCATTGCTAAGGCTTCGTCCATAGGTACAAAAGCAGTACCATATCGTTTAATACCACTTTTATCACCTAAAGCTTTTGCCAGAGCCTGACCTAAGACAATTCCTGTATCTTCTACAGTATGATGTCCATCTACCTGCAAATCGCCTTGCGCAATGAGCTGCAAATCCATAAAGCCATGTTTGGTTAGCAGCAGTAACATATGGTCAAAAAAACCAATCCCTGTTGCGATTTCACTTTTACCAGTTCCATCAATATTTAATGTAGTTGAGATATTTGTTTCAGCGGTTTGCCGCTTCATTGTCGCAGTACGCATCATTTGGAACCTTCTTTCTTAATTATTTATAAATAGCTTATATTACTCATTCATAAATGTTTTAATAGCCTTATATACATTATCATTCTCTAAAGGCGTTCCAACTGTAATTCTAATGCAGTTGATAAGAAGAGGTGCTGTACTAAAATCTCTAATACCAATATTTTTCTCAGATAAGTAAGCGCTCAGCTTTTGTGCTTTCTCTGTTTTTATTAAAATAAAATTAGTCTCTGAAGGATAGACTGTAATACCTGCTATTGCAGACAGAGAATCCGCTAAGCGCTTGCGTTCCTCAATAATCTGCCCAATGATTGGCATAAACTCATCTCGCATTTGGTATACCACTTGGGCAGTAATCAAAGATAAGGTATTGATGTGATAAGGCATCATAACTTTATTTACCATAGATACACTCTGGGCATTAGACAACATATATCCTACACGAATTGCCGCTAAGCCATAAGCTTTCGATAAGGTTCTTGCTACAATTAAATGGTCGTACTTTTTCATAAGACTAATAGCTGATTTACCATAGAATTCATAATAAGCTTCGTCAACGACAACAGGACACTGTACTTTACTTAGAATATATTCGATATCCTCTTGTGGAATAATTGTACCTGTGGGGTTATTGGGATTGCATAGAATAATCAACTTAGCCTTGGACTGCTCTGCCGCTTCCACAACCTTTTCTGGTGATAGGGAAAAGTCTTCATTTAATGTTACTGGAACGGCTTGACTGTCCGTTAATTGAGTATAAATACCATACATGGAAAAAGAGGGAGTCGGAAAAATAATGCTCCTTCCTGGTCCGCCAAAAGTTTGGCATAGAGCCAATAAGATCTCACTTGATCCATTACCAATTACGATATTTTGAATCGTAGTCGCAAAAGCTTCTGCAATCAATGCTCGTAAATCTAACATTCCGATATCGGGGTAACGGTTAAATGCCATATATTCGATCTGGTTTATAACTCTTTCATGTACTAAAGGGGGCAAATTATTAGGACTTTCATTAGCATCAAGCTTACTATCCCATTCCTTTTCTTCTACTGAATAGGATTTTATATTTTCTAATCCTGGTCGATAATCAAACATCATTCTTTTCCCTCACTCTGATCGCATTGGCATGAGCCTGTAGTCCTTCTGCCTCTGCTAATGTAATTACTTGACTGGCTACTGCCTGCAGCGCTTTTTGGCTATATGCAATAATACTTGTTCTTTTCATAAAGG
Proteins encoded in this window:
- the hisB gene encoding imidazoleglycerol-phosphate dehydratase HisB, whose product is MMRTATMKRQTAETNISTTLNIDGTGKSEIATGIGFFDHMLLLLTKHGFMDLQLIAQGDLQVDGHHTVEDTGIVLGQALAKALGDKSGIKRYGTAFVPMDEALAMVSLDISGRPFLVFDVAIPSERIGDFDSELTEEFLRALSVHAGLTLHVRLLSGKNSHHIVEAIFKALGRALDEATSMDERIVGVMSSKGML
- the hisC gene encoding histidinol-phosphate transaminase, translating into MMFDYRPGLENIKSYSVEEKEWDSKLDANESPNNLPPLVHERVINQIEYMAFNRYPDIGMLDLRALIAEAFATTIQNIVIGNGSSEILLALCQTFGGPGRSIIFPTPSFSMYGIYTQLTDSQAVPVTLNEDFSLSPEKVVEAAEQSKAKLIILCNPNNPTGTIIPQEDIEYILSKVQCPVVVDEAYYEFYGKSAISLMKKYDHLIVARTLSKAYGLAAIRVGYMLSNAQSVSMVNKVMMPYHINTLSLITAQVVYQMRDEFMPIIGQIIEERKRLADSLSAIAGITVYPSETNFILIKTEKAQKLSAYLSEKNIGIRDFSTAPLLINCIRITVGTPLENDNVYKAIKTFMNE